In a single window of the Mustelus asterias chromosome 3, sMusAst1.hap1.1, whole genome shotgun sequence genome:
- the LOC144491788 gene encoding uncharacterized protein LOC144491788, with protein MTTPTTTPTTTPTTTTPMTTTPTTTTPTTTTPTTTTPMTTPITTTPTTTTPKTTPTTSTPTTMTSTTTPTTTTPTTTTPMTTPLTTTPTTTTPTTTTPTTTTPTMTPTTTTPTTTAATTSTLTTTPTTTPMTTTPTTMTPTTTTPMTTPTTTTPTTTTPTTTPTTTPTTTTSTTTTPTTTTPMTTPTTMTPTTTTPTTTPTMTTPMTTSTTTTPTTTPTMTTTTTSAPTTTTPTTTPTTTPMTTPTTTTPTTTTPTTTPTTTAPTTTPTMPTPMTTSTTTTPTTTPTMTTTTTSAPTTTTPTTTPTTTPMTTPTTTTPTTTTPTTTPTTTAPTTTTPATTPTTTPMTTPTTTTTTTPTTTPTTTAPTTTAPTTTTPTTTPTTTAPTTTAPTTSTPTTTTPTTTPTTTTPTTTPMTTTATTSTPTTTPTTPPTTTTPMTTPTTTTTTTPMTTTPTTMTPTTTTPTTTTPTTTTPTTTPTTTPPTTTPMTTTPMTTTPMTTTATTSTPTTTPTTPPTTTTPMTTPTTTTTTIPTTTTPTTTTPTTTPTTTTPTTTTPMTTTPMMTPTTTTPTTTTPTTTTPMTTSTTTTPTMTPTTTTPTTTTPMTTTPMMTPTTTTPTTTTPTTTTPMTTPTTTTPTTTTPKTTPTTTAPTTMTLTTTTLTTTPTTTTPTMTPTTTPTTTPTTTTPMTTTPTTMTATTSTPMTTPTTTPTTTPMTTTPTTTTATTSTPTTTPTTTPTTTPQTTTTPTTTTTTTSTPTTTPTTTTPTTTPTMTPMTTPTTSTPMTSPTTTTPTTTPKTTTPTTTPTTTTPTTTPTTTPTTTTPTTTSPTTTTPTTTPTTTTPTTTRTTMTPTTTPTTTTPTTTTTPTTTTPTTTTPMTTPTTTPTTTPTTTTPTTTPTTTTPMTTTPTTTTSTKTPTTTTPTTTPTTSTPTSTTPTTTTSTKTPTTTTPTTTTSTKTPTTTTPTTTTPTTMTPTTMTPMTTPTTTTPMTTPTTTTPTTTPTTTPTTTPMTTRTITPTMTTPFFVSFYFSLLPSNAGLQSPQCTVTKSPAYYALSPYTAAL; from the exons atgacgaccccaacgacgaccccaacgacaaccccaacgacgacgaccccaatgacgacgaccccaacgacgacgaccccaacgacgacaacccctacgacgacgaccccaatgacgaccccaataacgacgaccccaacgacgacaacCCCAAAGACGACCCCAACAACGTCGACCCCAACGACGATGACctcaacgacgaccccaacgacgacgaccccaacgacgacgaccccaatgacgaccccactgacgacgaccccaacaacgacaaccccaacaacgacgaccccaacaacgacgaccccaacgatgaccccaacgacgacgaccccaacgacgacagcCGCAACAACGTCGACCCTAACGACAaccccaacaacgaccccaatgacgacaaccccaacgacgatgaccccaacgacgacgaccccaatgacgaccccaacgacgacgaccccaacgacgacgaccccaacgacgaccccaacgacgaccccaacgacgacgacctcaacgacgacgaccccaacgacgacgaccccaatgacgaccccaacgacgatgaccccaacgacgacgaccccaacgacgaccccaacgatgaCAACCCCAATGACGACctcaacgacgacgaccccaacaacgaccccaacgaTGACCACCACAACGACGTCagccccaacgacgacgaccccaacgacgaccccaacgacgaccccaatgacgaccccaacaacgacgaccccaacgacgacgaccccaacaacgaccccaacgacgacggccccaacgacgaccccaacgatgcCAACCCCAATGACGACctcaacgacgacgaccccaacaacgaccccaacgaTGACCACCACAACGACGTCagccccaacgacgacgaccccaacgacgaccccaacgacgaccccaatgacgaccccaacaacgacgaccccaacgacgacgaccccaacaacgaccccaacgacgacggccccaacgacgacgaccccagcgacgaccccaacgacgaccccaatgacgaccccaacaacgacaacgacgacgaccccaacaacgaccccaacgacgacggccCCAACGACGAcggccccaacgacgacgaccccaacaacgaccccaacgacgacggccCCAACGACGACGGCCCCAACGAcgtcgaccccaacgacgacgaccccaacgacgaccccaacgacgacgaccccaacgacgaccccaatgacgacgacCGCAACAACGtcgaccccaacaacgaccccaacgacacccccaacaacgacgaccccaatgacaaccccaacgacgaccaccacaacgaccccaatgacgacaaccccaacgacgatgaccccaacgacgacgaccccaacgacgacgaccccaacgacgacgaccccaacgacgaccccaacgacgacgcccccaacgacgaccccaatgacgacgacTCCAATGACGACCACCCCAATGACGACGACCGCAACAACGtcgaccccaacaacgaccccaacgacacccccaacaacgacgaccccaatgacaaccccaacgacgaccACCACAACGatcccaacgacgacgaccccaacgacgacgaccccaacgacgaccccaacgacgacgaccccaacgacgacgaccccaatgacgacgaccccaatgatgaccccaacaacgacgaccccaacgacgacgaccccaacgacgacaacCCCAATGACGACctcaacgacgacgaccccaacaatgaccccaacgacgacgaccccaacgacgacgaccccaatgacgacgaccccaatgatgaccccaacaacgacgaccccaacgacgacgaccccaacgacgacaaccccaatgacgaccccaacaacgacgaccccaacgacgacgaccccaaagacgaccccaacgacgacggccCCAACGACGATGACCCTAACGACGACGACCctaacgacgaccccaacgacgacgactcCAACGATgaccccaacaacgaccccaacgacgaccccaacgacgacgaccccaatgacgacgaccccaacgacgatgaCCGCAACAACCTCAACCCcaatgacgaccccaacgacgaccccaacgacgaccccaatgacgacgaccccaacgacgacgaccgcaACAACGtcaaccccaacgacgaccccaacgacgaccccaacaacgacacCCCaaacaacgacgaccccaacgacgaccaccACAACGAcgtcgaccccaacgacgaccccaacgacgacgaccccaacaacaaccccaacgaTGACCCCAATGACAACCCCAACGACGTCGACCCCAATGAcgtccccaacgacgacgaccccaacgacgaccccaaagacgacgaccccaacgacgaccccaacgacgacgaccccaacgacgaccccaacgacgaccccaacaacgacaaCCCCAACAACGACGTccccaacaacgacgaccccaacgacgaccccaacaacgacgaccccaacgacgacccggACAACGATgaccccaacaacgaccccaacgacgacaaccccaacgacgac gacaaccccaacgacgacgacaccAACGACGACGACGCcaatgacgaccccaacgacgaccccaacgacgaccccaacaacgacgaccccaacgacgaccccaacgacgacgaccccaatgacgacgaccccaacgacgacgacctcAACAaagaccccaacgacgacgaccccaacgacgaccccaacgacgtcgACCCCAACgtcgacgaccccaacgacgacgacctcAACAaagaccccaacgacgacgaccccaacgacgacgacctcAACAaagaccccaacgacgacgaccccaacgacgacgaccccaacgacgatgaCCCCTACGACGATgaccccaatgacgaccccaacgacgacaaccccaatgacgaccccaacgacaacgaccccaacgacgaccccaacgacgaccccaacaacgaccccaatgacgacccgAACGATAACCCCAACGATGACGACTCCAT TCTTTGTGTCATTTTACTTCTCTCTTCTTCCATCGAATGCAGGACTGCAGTCTCCACAGTGCACTGTGACAAAATCGCCTGCATACTATGCATTGTCTCCCTATACGGCTGCCCTGTGA